A segment of the Nitrososphaerales archaeon genome:
GAAAGCGTGGTAACAGCTCTTACGTTGATAAGCAAGATGCCAAAAGTCAAAGCTATACTGGTTAATCTGTTTGGGGGTATAGTTAGGACAAGCGTAGTTGCCCAAGCAATTATTGATGCATACAAGAGCAATATAATTAGCGTGCCGGTATTTGCAAGAATCTCAGGAGCAGAATCTGACAGGGCGAAGGAGCTTCTTAACGGAAGTCCGGCTAGAATGTTTCCTTCCGTTGAAGATGCGATAGCATCAGCAGTGAAGAGCGTGACATAGGATGTTCGACATATTTGATATTCTGCAAGGGAAGGAAGGCAATAAGGATTACAAAAAGAAACCAGTCATAGTGCAAGGGATCACAGGCAAGTTTGGAACACTGCATACCAAGTTGATGATACAGTATGGTACCAATGTAGCTGCAGGTGTCACACCGGGAAAAGGCGGACAGATGTTTGATGGCATACCAGTTTACGATAGTGTGTCAGAAGCTGTAAAGAGTACAGGTGCAAAGATCTCTGTGCTGTTTGTACCAGCACCGTTCTTCTTGAATGCTGCCAAGGAAGCGATGAACAGTGGTATCTTATTGTTGATCGCAATTCCAGAACATGTACCGGTAAGGGACAGTCTGAAATGTCTGGAAATCGCAAAGGCAAAGAACGCAATGATAATCGGGCCAAACACTCCCGGTGTGATAGTTCCCACGGTAATTAAACTTGGAATAATGCCCGCAGAGCCCTTCCAACCCGGCAATGTTGCCGTGTTTTCCAGGAGTGGAACTCTGATGTATGAGGTTTCACATATACTTAGTACATCAGGTTTTGGTCAGAGAATTGCTCTTGGCATAGGAGGAGATCCGATAAACTGTACGACGCTAATAGAATGCTTTGATATGGTTAGAGATAGAGCTGATGTCAACGCTGTAGTTGTAGTGGGAGAAATTGGAGGAGATGCCGAAGAACAACTAGCAGAATACATAATATCTACTGACTTTAGCAAACCTGTTGTAGCCTATATCGCGGGAAGATCTGCTCCAAAGGAGAAACGTATGGGACATGCAGGCGCCATCATATACGGAAGCTTTGGTTCGGCCGAGTCAAAAGTCAGCATGTTTGCAAAGGCTAATGTGCCTGTGGCAAAGAGGCCTGCGGAAGTATCTTTACTTCTGGCTCAGAAATTGAAGAAAGCCATATAGAAAGGTAAAAATAAATCGCCATAATAGGCTGTTGTATGCCAATAACAGACGCATTCAAGAAGCAGATAGCGCAGCAACGCCGGTTATTCTTCAAGATCTGCTTTAAGTGTGGTGCAAAGAATCACATAGATGCGACTAGATGCAGAAAGTGCAGAGGTGATCAGTTGCGATTGCAGAATAGAACGCTTGGTGTTAAGAAGTAGTTCTAGCTGACGAAAGTAAAGCGGATAATGAATTTGCCTTAAGGCATCGTACAACTTACGGCGGTTCTCATATTCAGGGTTCTTGCTATGTTTATTGAAGGATTCCCTAGGATAAATTTGTCTTCAGATGGTAGAATATAAGCTATTGCGATCTTTTTCATACAGTTGTTATTATTTACTTACATCACATAGGATACGACTTTATTTACTTACATCACATAGGATACGACTTCAGATCGGCTTTCCAATGGTGATTCAGCAATTCTTTTATTCCCAAGGCATGACGTCATGCAGAGATAACAGCATCCATTGGTATGTAAGGTAGACACGTAGTAATGCATGATCCAAAGGGGCGGGTCGTCTAGCCTGGTTTGGACGCGACCCTCACACGGTCGAGGTCAAGGGTTCGAATCCCTTCCCGCCCATCCAACTTATTCTAGGCGCCTCTAATGCCTTCTGCAACAAACATCGAATAACATCCAAGCCCACATTCTTCACAAATTGGTTTTGACGCATTGCTATCCGTGCTTCCAATACAACATGGTCTTTTTATTCTTCCCAAGTGATCCAATGAAAGTATAGCCCACGCAGGACACTGTATAGGTGTTGTACCAATTCCTCCCCAACTGCGTTTCATCAATGATATCTGCCTTTCATCATTCATGATAAAATCTGGATATTTCCTGCGCAGTGCAATAATTCTGTCTACCACCTCATTTCGTATTTTTCCAAAGGGTAACCATAAAGGATCACCTTTAACAAATGGCGTATGGAACTGAAATGCTATCTTATTGACTCTTCCTTCCCACTCCTTTACAAGATCCTCAACAGTATTATAATTTAATGAGTTAAGAGTAGTTGAAATCCATACGTCTTTCCACGCGGGTTTTCCATTACGATCAGGCCCAGAAATATAATCAATGATATTCTGTCTTGTTTTTTCATAAGACCCTTTTCCTCTGATGCTATCATGTATCTTCTCCGTTCCATCCAGGGAAACCCAGTAAAAGTATAGGTTTTCAAACCTTTTCAATGGATATGTACCATTTGTGACCACACAAACTCTCCTAGGCATCTCTTCACAGAAAACCTCGATTATATCAGGACGTATAGTAGGTTCGCCGCCGACCAGCGTTACCAATAAGACATGTTGCTTTTTGAAAGTATTTCTGATTATTACACGCCAGTCCTCAGCAGTTAATTCTTCATCATTTTTCCTATTTAGCCACCAGTAACAGTGGTTGCAATGCAAATTGCAAATATTATTGATGTCTGCCGAACCAAATATTGGTGGCTTTAAGTGAAAAAGTTTGATACCCATATACTTTTTCAGCATCATAGCATAGAGCGGCGTCTCGCGAATAAGATCAGTTATACCACGCCCATAAATTAGATCCATAATTGTGCAACGCATCTGTCATAGATAAACGTAGTGTGGCAACAACTTTCATCAACAACATGGGTTAATTGTTATCATTGGTAAAAATGAACTGCTGCAACATTGCCCATGCATTAACGATGATAATTGCAGTTTCACCATGCTATCCAAAGGATGAACGCCGCAAGTTTCAAGCAAAACAGAGCTGGAATTAGAGCACCTTCGTTGCGCTTATACCTTCATCACTATTTACAATGATTCTAGACACCTTGTTAGGATCCTTGGGCGTCAGAAAGATCGATGCGCCGTGATCAAGCTGTGGTATTTGTTGAATATCATCTGGTCCCATATCTATTATAACGTTGGAGAGAGCTCTTCCAGTGTTGTTGGTGATCTTTATACGAATAAGATCCACACCCACGCCGCCAGTTGTTTCAGCATATCTAATAACATCTATTTCCACTTGTCCCCTCTGAAATGAACTGTATGCTATAACAGAGATTACTACCAGCACACCTATTGCGATCGGAATAGCTGCCATTACTGATGGATGCAATTTCATGCATTAATATTGTCAGTTCTTATATATGAGGAAATAGTTCTCCTATGTTATAATATGAACATCTTCACTATGGCAAGGATACTAGGAACGTATGGCTCTTACTATAGTAGAACCAGAGCCAGCTATATCACGTACTGTAGAATGTTCTTTGCCGTATAAGTCAAAAGCCTTCCATGTCAGCGTTGTAGGGGAACCATTCACTTTGATCTTGAGCGTAGTAAAATGACCTGGTGCTAGATAGCTCTCGGTCGTTTTGAATGTAAATGAATTGGTTGACCTATCTATTGAAAACTGCCAGTTAGTAGCGCTCCCATCAACTGGTATAGCTCCAAGAAAGGTACCAGTGAATGTGTACACCTTACTCGGGCTCAATTCCGTATTTCTAATCAGTATTCTAATATCATCGCTCCTCATCGACGCCGTGACCTTGATGGGCTTGTTATCCTTTACCCCAAAGGTAGTTATTGTAACTGACTTTTGTGCTGGCTTGAAACCCCATTTCTCTGCAAAAACCCCGAACTGGTGCTGCTCGAACTTCACAAGATAAGGTGTTTCAAACGTGTACCTACCAATATCTTGCCTCTTCATCTCTACGAAATTACCGTCATATGTAGCCCGAAGAAAATCTGGATCTACAAAATTACCCATACCATCACTAAGAGCTATACTGAAGAAGGCTTTTTCTCCCAGGTGGTACCTATTCTTATTACCATCTGTTGTCATAACAAGTTCAAGTGGCTTTAATGCCACAGTAAAACTAGTCTTCCCGCTTCTCCCAGGAGCCAAGTCACTTTCGCCATCAAATTGTGCAAATACGGTTACACGCATATCCCGATTAGTCTCCAACCAGGGGGTCCAATCTACGCTATAGGTTCCATCTACACCTGTGGTGGCGGTAACCAATGGCATGGGAATTATGGGGCCTTCTCGATATATTACAATGGTTTTACCTGCTAATCCTTCACCTGTTGCAGCATCAGCCAGCGAACCACTGAATGTAACAGTGTCATTAAGATGTACCCTTGAAGAAGATACCTCAAGCGTAATATTAGTAGGCACTGCGGCAGCATATGTATTAGATATCCACGGTAAAAGCAACACTATGCCAGAAGCTATAGCAAAATACACCGCATACCTCATGTAAGATATCCACTTTCCGGTTGAATATAAGTATATTGATGGTAAGAAATTGACAAGTTTTGATCAAAAATTACCGGTTGAAGCTTTTCGATTTGATGGTCTACCAATTTAACTTTTTATGTGTCACCTTCGAAAGTGGAACCGTGGATCGATTACGTGACATAATGATCAAGAAGGTAATCACGATAAATAGCGACAGAACGGCGCAAGACGCTTCTAGGGTCATGACAGAGCATGAAATAGGTAGCTTGGTGGTAGTAGGTGATGGGAAACCAATAGGGATAGTCACTGAACGCGACATTGTGCGTAAAGTATGCACGAGAGATACTGTGAGCAGCAGGGTACCACTCATTGAAATAATGTCCAGTCCCGTCGTAACTGCAGAGCCAGACATGCCTATAGAAACTGCTGTTCAGCGCATGTTCAATAACAAGATCCGTCGGTTGGTTATAGTAGAAGATGGCAAGCTCGTGGGCATAGTAACCGTATCCGACCTTGCCAAGTATGTTAGGACAAGATCTATTCTAGATAAGATGT
Coding sequences within it:
- the sucD gene encoding succinate--CoA ligase subunit alpha gives rise to the protein MFDIFDILQGKEGNKDYKKKPVIVQGITGKFGTLHTKLMIQYGTNVAAGVTPGKGGQMFDGIPVYDSVSEAVKSTGAKISVLFVPAPFFLNAAKEAMNSGILLLIAIPEHVPVRDSLKCLEIAKAKNAMIIGPNTPGVIVPTVIKLGIMPAEPFQPGNVAVFSRSGTLMYEVSHILSTSGFGQRIALGIGGDPINCTTLIECFDMVRDRADVNAVVVVGEIGGDAEEQLAEYIISTDFSKPVVAYIAGRSAPKEKRMGHAGAIIYGSFGSAESKVSMFAKANVPVAKRPAEVSLLLAQKLKKAI
- a CDS encoding CBS domain-containing protein, which encodes MDRLRDIMIKKVITINSDRTAQDASRVMTEHEIGSLVVVGDGKPIGIVTERDIVRKVCTRDTVSSRVPLIEIMSSPVVTAEPDMPIETAVQRMFNNKIRRLVIVEDGKLVGIVTVSDLAKYVRTRSILDKMFR
- a CDS encoding radical SAM protein, with amino-acid sequence MDLIYGRGITDLIRETPLYAMMLKKYMGIKLFHLKPPIFGSADINNICNLHCNHCYWWLNRKNDEELTAEDWRVIIRNTFKKQHVLLVTLVGGEPTIRPDIIEVFCEEMPRRVCVVTNGTYPLKRFENLYFYWVSLDGTEKIHDSIRGKGSYEKTRQNIIDYISGPDRNGKPAWKDVWISTTLNSLNYNTVEDLVKEWEGRVNKIAFQFHTPFVKGDPLWLPFGKIRNEVVDRIIALRRKYPDFIMNDERQISLMKRSWGGIGTTPIQCPAWAILSLDHLGRIKRPCCIGSTDSNASKPICEECGLGCYSMFVAEGIRGA
- a CDS encoding 50S ribosomal protein L40e, whose protein sequence is MPITDAFKKQIAQQRRLFFKICFKCGAKNHIDATRCRKCRGDQLRLQNRTLGVKK